The following proteins are co-located in the Microbulbifer sp. VAAF005 genome:
- a CDS encoding DUF2062 domain-containing protein encodes MPKSIIRRWLPSPEEVRANNGLKFLGTLLHDPNLFHLNRHSVSVAFAVGVFTSFLPLPGQMVIAALLALWLRCNLPLSMILVWISNPITMPAIFFSTYKLGAWVLGAPPVDFSIELSWEWLTSEVGKIWLPLFTGSLIAGAFFATVAYFVMRALWRWHVVKRWKLRIQRRSAVS; translated from the coding sequence ATGCCGAAGAGTATTATCAGGCGATGGCTGCCAAGCCCCGAAGAAGTTAGAGCCAACAATGGCCTCAAATTTCTGGGGACTCTTCTCCACGACCCCAACCTTTTTCATTTGAACCGACACTCAGTCTCGGTCGCATTTGCGGTTGGCGTATTTACCAGCTTCCTCCCTTTGCCAGGGCAAATGGTTATTGCCGCCCTGCTCGCACTTTGGCTGCGCTGCAATCTACCTTTGTCAATGATCCTTGTATGGATCAGTAACCCAATCACCATGCCGGCTATTTTCTTTAGCACTTACAAGCTCGGCGCCTGGGTTCTAGGGGCGCCACCGGTGGATTTCAGCATCGAACTGTCGTGGGAATGGTTGACTAGTGAAGTCGGGAAGATCTGGCTGCCACTATTTACCGGCTCTCTGATTGCCGGGGCATTCTTTGCGACAGTGGCCTATTTTGTCATGCGTGCCCTCTGGCGCTGGCACGTTGTGAAAAGATGGAAATTGCGAATCCAAAGGCGATCAGCGGTCAGTTAA
- the prpB gene encoding methylisocitrate lyase, with product MSQKPSAGARFRAALAENQPLQVVGTINAYSAIMAERIGHKAIYLSGAGVANASYGLPDLGMTSLDNVLEDVRRITAASELPLLVDIDTGWGGAFNISRTVKEMIRAGAAAVHIEDQVAQKRCGHRPNKEIVSKQEMVDRIKAAVDARTDDDFFVMARTDAFAQEGLDAAIERAQACIEAGADGIFAEAVTELEHYRAFKDALNVPILANITEFGKTKLYNAKDLGEAGADIVLYPLSAFRAMNRAAENVYTSILQNGDQQAVVDTMQTREELYDYLNYHEFEQKLDDLFTK from the coding sequence ATGAGCCAAAAGCCTTCTGCTGGCGCGCGTTTCCGCGCTGCACTCGCCGAGAATCAACCGCTGCAAGTGGTTGGTACCATCAACGCCTATTCCGCCATTATGGCCGAACGTATTGGTCACAAGGCGATTTACCTGTCTGGCGCCGGTGTTGCCAACGCCTCCTACGGTCTGCCGGACTTGGGTATGACCAGTCTCGATAATGTACTGGAGGATGTGCGCCGCATAACTGCTGCCAGTGAGTTGCCGCTTTTAGTGGATATCGATACTGGTTGGGGCGGCGCTTTCAACATTTCCCGCACCGTTAAAGAGATGATCCGCGCAGGTGCCGCTGCGGTACACATCGAAGATCAGGTAGCGCAGAAGCGCTGTGGCCATCGCCCGAATAAAGAGATTGTTTCCAAGCAGGAGATGGTCGACCGTATCAAAGCGGCGGTAGATGCCCGTACTGATGACGATTTCTTTGTAATGGCTCGCACCGATGCCTTTGCACAGGAAGGGCTCGATGCAGCTATTGAACGCGCCCAGGCTTGTATTGAGGCTGGCGCTGACGGCATTTTCGCGGAAGCGGTTACTGAACTTGAGCACTACCGTGCCTTTAAAGACGCACTAAATGTGCCGATTTTGGCGAATATTACCGAATTTGGTAAAACCAAGCTGTATAACGCCAAAGATTTGGGCGAAGCGGGCGCAGATATCGTACTGTATCCACTGTCGGCGTTCCGTGCGATGAACCGCGCGGCGGAAAATGTTTATACCAGCATCCTGCAAAATGGCGATCAGCAAGCGGTTGTCGACACCATGCAGACCCGTGAGGAGCTGTACGATTACCTGAATTACCACGAGTTTGAGCAGAAGCTGGACGACCTTTTCACAAAGTAG
- a CDS encoding GMC oxidoreductase — MEEKDSIDKRVSNKKISRRNFTKGAVQLGIAASAASTGLVSALSMLNRNFYDQYDYVIVGSGAGGGPLAVNLAKAGFSVLVLEAGADDPSDDTHNIPAWHPFASEDPKLSWDFFVKHYADINQQQLDEKYVSGKGILYPRASTIGGCTTHHALITVYPHNNDFDRIARDTGDISWDSANMRRYFERLERCEYVPRPIFSNPSRHGFDGWLPTNRGNPALLLEDPAILKVAQAALAKYGLEGALEKIISGNLRLDINHWDVASGQEGPFIAPMAADSRNRRTSVREYLLDTQSIYPNLLHIRTDSLATRVLFEGNTAVGVEFLEGASLYKADPYHDESGSAGVLRQVRANREVILSGGAFNSPQLLKLSGIGPAHELRDHGIEPLVDLPGVGENLQDRYEVGIVSEMSEDLALLKDCTWGEGNDPCLNRYRYGWFNQGPYSGNGPVLSLVKRSKPELEDPDLFIFGVPSDFHGYFPGYSQALRDYKDRFSWIVLKGHTNNTAGRVTLQSADPRDTPEINFHYFGEGNDALGEDLQAVVEGVKISRDIMSGPIVSKQVSRELLPGNEVQSDQQIGDFVKNQAWGHHASCSNKMGPASDPMAVVDSKFRVHGTNNLRVVDASVFPRIPGFFIVVPVYMISEKASDDIIATATGLSA; from the coding sequence ATGGAAGAGAAGGATTCGATTGATAAGAGAGTTTCTAATAAAAAGATTAGCCGTAGAAATTTCACTAAAGGGGCGGTTCAATTAGGTATCGCTGCCAGCGCAGCTTCGACAGGGTTGGTTTCCGCTCTCTCAATGTTGAATCGGAATTTCTATGATCAATATGATTACGTGATTGTTGGGTCGGGTGCGGGTGGAGGGCCATTAGCGGTAAATTTAGCAAAGGCGGGATTTTCTGTTTTGGTGTTGGAAGCTGGTGCTGACGACCCCAGTGATGACACCCATAATATTCCAGCATGGCACCCCTTCGCGTCTGAAGACCCCAAATTGAGCTGGGACTTTTTTGTTAAGCATTATGCAGATATCAATCAGCAGCAACTGGACGAAAAATATGTTTCCGGGAAGGGAATCCTCTACCCACGGGCGAGTACTATCGGTGGTTGTACCACGCACCACGCACTGATTACAGTCTATCCACATAACAATGACTTTGACCGGATAGCTCGGGATACAGGAGATATTTCCTGGGATAGTGCAAATATGCGGCGATATTTTGAGCGATTAGAGCGTTGTGAATATGTGCCCCGCCCAATTTTCTCCAATCCATCTCGCCACGGTTTTGATGGTTGGCTGCCCACGAATCGCGGCAACCCCGCGTTATTGCTGGAAGACCCGGCGATCTTGAAAGTTGCGCAGGCTGCGCTGGCCAAGTATGGGCTCGAAGGGGCCCTGGAAAAAATTATCAGCGGCAATCTTCGCCTGGATATCAATCATTGGGACGTGGCCAGTGGCCAAGAAGGGCCTTTTATCGCCCCTATGGCAGCAGATAGTCGAAACCGCCGTACCAGTGTGCGCGAATACCTCTTAGATACTCAATCAATTTACCCAAACTTGCTTCATATTCGTACAGATTCACTGGCAACTCGTGTGTTGTTTGAGGGGAATACTGCTGTTGGGGTGGAGTTTTTAGAGGGGGCGAGCCTGTATAAGGCAGATCCTTACCACGACGAAAGTGGTAGTGCCGGAGTCTTAAGGCAAGTGCGGGCAAATCGCGAGGTCATCTTGTCTGGAGGGGCCTTCAATAGCCCGCAACTTCTCAAGTTGTCGGGAATTGGTCCTGCCCATGAGCTCCGAGATCACGGCATAGAGCCCTTGGTAGATCTGCCTGGGGTAGGAGAGAACCTCCAGGATCGCTACGAGGTCGGAATCGTTAGTGAGATGAGTGAGGATCTTGCCCTTCTTAAAGATTGCACTTGGGGAGAGGGGAATGATCCCTGCTTAAATCGCTATCGCTACGGCTGGTTCAATCAGGGGCCCTACAGTGGAAATGGTCCGGTATTGTCTCTGGTTAAACGTTCCAAACCGGAGTTGGAAGATCCCGACTTGTTTATTTTCGGAGTGCCCTCCGACTTCCACGGATACTTTCCTGGGTATTCCCAGGCGTTGCGGGACTACAAAGACCGTTTCTCCTGGATTGTACTGAAAGGCCATACGAACAATACTGCCGGGCGTGTGACCCTGCAATCTGCTGATCCCAGAGATACACCGGAAATCAATTTCCACTATTTTGGTGAGGGTAATGATGCTCTGGGAGAAGACCTTCAGGCAGTTGTCGAGGGGGTAAAAATCTCCAGGGATATTATGTCGGGCCCTATTGTGAGCAAGCAGGTCTCCAGGGAATTATTACCCGGTAATGAGGTTCAGTCAGATCAGCAAATTGGCGATTTTGTTAAGAACCAAGCTTGGGGGCATCACGCTTCCTGTTCCAATAAAATGGGACCTGCCAGTGATCCTATGGCAGTTGTCGACAGTAAATTCCGGGTTCACGGCACCAATAATTTAAGGGTGGTGGACGCTTCGGTGTTCCCCCGAATCCCCGGTTTTTTCATTGTAGTGCCGGTTTATATGATCAGTGAAAAAGCGAGCGATGACATCATTGCTACAGCAACTGGGTTGAGCGCTTGA
- a CDS encoding lipoprotein-releasing ABC transporter permease subunit → MFKPLPAYIGLRYAGAQRRNDDSAGLVSFISGLSMIGLILGVALMIVVMSVMNGFDRELRERILGIMPHVTIYNGSPDVDWAQLRQQLVSDPAVLSAAEVWQVNALARRGAEVTPLLVQGVNPETITEVSNIGDFLESSSFDALLDPSEPGVVLGKGLAEKLGVEAGDYLSLIVPNNDSATGARKAARVAGFKVAQVFHSGTVLDQSLALVAWQQARTLAGGSGGAGVQLRVNEMLEANWIMRRLLQDLPRGNFYGTDWSRTHGNLYQAIQMSRNLVGLLVFLIIAIAAFNVVSTLVMVVIDKHADIAILRTMGASTRQILLTFVSQGALVGLVGAVVGGALGVLGSLTVTKLVAGLESLLGIQFLKSDVYPVDYLPSQLVWADVALVVAAGFLLSLLATLYPAFKASRVQPAAALRNE, encoded by the coding sequence ATGTTTAAGCCTCTTCCCGCCTATATTGGGCTTCGCTATGCCGGTGCCCAGCGCAGAAATGACGATTCGGCCGGTTTGGTCTCATTCATTTCCGGTTTATCGATGATTGGTTTGATCCTCGGTGTTGCCTTGATGATTGTGGTGATGTCGGTGATGAATGGTTTTGACCGGGAGTTGCGCGAGCGAATCCTGGGAATCATGCCCCATGTCACTATTTACAACGGGAGCCCTGATGTGGATTGGGCCCAGTTGCGCCAACAATTGGTTTCCGACCCTGCGGTTCTCTCCGCGGCAGAAGTGTGGCAGGTCAATGCGCTTGCCAGGCGTGGGGCTGAAGTGACGCCGCTGTTGGTGCAGGGGGTCAACCCGGAGACAATTACCGAAGTCTCCAATATCGGGGACTTCCTTGAATCCTCATCCTTCGATGCCTTGCTGGACCCATCTGAACCGGGTGTGGTTCTGGGTAAAGGGCTCGCTGAGAAGTTGGGGGTTGAGGCGGGTGATTACCTTTCCCTGATTGTACCAAATAACGATAGTGCCACCGGTGCACGCAAGGCAGCCAGGGTTGCTGGATTTAAAGTGGCGCAGGTTTTTCACTCTGGCACTGTATTGGATCAATCTCTCGCCCTGGTTGCCTGGCAGCAGGCCAGGACTCTGGCTGGAGGTAGCGGTGGGGCAGGGGTCCAGTTACGGGTCAATGAAATGCTCGAGGCCAACTGGATTATGCGGCGTCTTCTGCAAGACCTGCCTCGGGGCAATTTCTACGGTACTGATTGGAGCCGAACCCACGGCAATCTCTACCAGGCTATTCAAATGTCCCGCAACCTGGTGGGGTTACTGGTTTTCCTGATTATTGCGATTGCCGCTTTTAATGTGGTTTCCACTTTGGTAATGGTGGTTATCGATAAGCATGCTGATATCGCCATCCTCCGAACTATGGGGGCCAGTACCCGGCAGATTTTGCTGACTTTTGTGAGTCAGGGGGCGCTGGTCGGGCTTGTGGGGGCTGTAGTTGGTGGTGCGTTGGGGGTGTTGGGCTCGCTGACGGTGACCAAATTGGTAGCGGGGCTGGAGTCATTGCTCGGCATTCAGTTCCTAAAGTCTGATGTCTATCCCGTGGATTATTTGCCGTCCCAGTTGGTATGGGCAGACGTGGCACTGGTTGTGGCGGCGGGCTTTCTGCTTAGCTTGCTGGCAACTTTGTATCCGGCCTTTAAGGCCAGTCGGGTTCAGCCGGCAGCAGCCTTGCGCAATGAGTGA
- a CDS encoding GntR family transcriptional regulator, with product MTVVGTAGSASEERQSLAERLFLTLRAEIVEGQIASGSKISEPELARRFNASRGSLREAVMRLESLGLLERKVNVGARVVELSERGLLELYEVREALEGMACRLAAEQRTEEDLVELRQMLYHHEQQEELQAGKAYFQPEGDFDFHFRIVQASKNDLLIDTLCNRLYYRVRMYRYQLGMASPRAQRAFREHNHIIEAIEAGDGELAELLMRRHIRASRINIEKKLR from the coding sequence ATGACTGTAGTTGGTACTGCCGGTTCAGCTTCAGAGGAACGCCAAAGCCTTGCTGAACGCTTATTTCTGACTTTGCGCGCTGAAATTGTGGAGGGGCAAATTGCCTCTGGCAGCAAAATTAGCGAGCCGGAACTGGCGCGCCGCTTTAATGCCAGTCGCGGGAGTTTGCGCGAAGCCGTGATGCGCCTGGAGTCTTTGGGGCTGCTGGAACGCAAGGTCAATGTCGGAGCCCGGGTTGTAGAGTTAAGTGAGCGCGGCTTACTGGAACTCTATGAAGTTCGCGAAGCCCTTGAGGGCATGGCCTGCCGTCTAGCAGCGGAACAGCGCACCGAGGAAGACCTGGTCGAGCTGCGCCAAATGCTCTATCACCATGAGCAGCAGGAAGAGCTGCAGGCCGGTAAGGCGTACTTCCAGCCGGAAGGGGATTTTGATTTTCATTTCCGTATCGTGCAGGCATCAAAGAATGATCTTCTGATCGATACCCTGTGCAATCGACTTTATTACCGTGTTCGTATGTATCGCTACCAGTTGGGGATGGCCAGTCCCCGGGCCCAACGGGCTTTCCGCGAGCACAACCATATTATTGAGGCCATTGAGGCTGGGGATGGTGAGCTGGCGGAGCTGTTAATGCGCCGGCATATCCGCGCCTCGAGAATAAACATTGAAAAGAAACTGAGGTAG
- the lolD gene encoding lipoprotein-releasing ABC transporter ATP-binding protein LolD has product MNSRVEIDTEKAQPAPAPDGAVLACRQLRKHYRQGGRDLEVLSGVELEVKRGEKLAIVGASGSGKSTLLNLLGGLDTPSSGEVWVAGKNLAELNANERGWLRNSSLGFVYQFHHLLNEFSALENVAMPLLIGKRSVAEARKEAEAMLTAVGLGERMGHKPSQLSGGERQRVAIARALVTRPACVLMDEPTGNLDRATAAEIHKLMDRLNQEMGISFVIVTHDPDLAAALDRCLHLIDGRLTADWHQGDHV; this is encoded by the coding sequence ATGAATAGTCGAGTGGAAATAGATACGGAAAAAGCGCAGCCAGCTCCGGCCCCGGATGGTGCTGTTTTGGCTTGTCGGCAATTGCGCAAACATTATCGCCAGGGAGGTCGGGACCTGGAGGTTCTGAGTGGTGTTGAGCTTGAGGTAAAGCGGGGCGAGAAATTGGCCATCGTCGGCGCTTCTGGCTCTGGTAAATCGACACTGCTCAACTTGCTTGGTGGCCTCGATACCCCAAGCTCCGGTGAGGTCTGGGTTGCGGGTAAGAATCTCGCTGAACTCAACGCCAATGAGCGGGGCTGGTTGAGAAATAGCAGTCTCGGTTTTGTATACCAGTTTCATCATTTGCTTAACGAGTTTTCCGCCCTGGAAAATGTCGCCATGCCATTACTGATCGGCAAGCGTTCAGTTGCCGAAGCCCGCAAAGAGGCCGAGGCGATGCTCACAGCGGTAGGCCTGGGTGAGCGCATGGGGCACAAGCCATCACAGCTTTCTGGCGGTGAACGGCAGCGGGTGGCCATTGCCCGGGCACTGGTGACAAGGCCTGCCTGTGTTTTGATGGATGAACCCACCGGCAATCTGGATCGGGCTACGGCGGCAGAGATCCATAAATTGATGGATCGCTTGAATCAGGAGATGGGAATTAGCTTTGTGATTGTTACCCATGACCCGGATCTGGCGGCAGCCCTGGATCGCTGTCTGCATCTGATCGATGGGCGGCTGACTGCTGACTGGCACCAGGGTGATCATGTTTAA
- the prpC gene encoding 2-methylcitrate synthase, producing MVEKALGGAGLRGQVAGKTALSTVGKSGSGLTYRGYDIKDLAQHCEFEEVAYLIFYGELPTEGELAEYKALLKAKRGLPQALKEVLERIPADAHPMDVMRTGCSMLGNLEGEESFAQQLDKANRLLAAFPSIICYWYRFTHDNVRIETETDDDSIGGHFLHMLRDEKPNELHEQVMNVSLILYAEHEFNASTFTARVCASTLSDLFSCITGAIGTLRGPLHGGANEAAMELIERFANPDEAEKELLGMLERKEKIMGFGHAIYRESDPRNEIIKGWSEKLAEDVGDTVLYPVSVRCEEVMWREKKLFCNADFFHASAYHFMGIPTKLFTPIFVMSRVTGWAAHVFEQRADNRIIRPSAEYVGVEPRTVTPIAERG from the coding sequence ATGGTAGAGAAAGCATTGGGCGGTGCTGGTCTGCGCGGCCAGGTAGCAGGTAAAACTGCACTTTCTACAGTGGGCAAATCCGGTTCCGGCCTGACTTACCGCGGTTACGATATTAAGGATCTGGCCCAGCACTGTGAGTTTGAAGAAGTGGCCTACCTGATTTTCTATGGGGAATTACCCACTGAGGGAGAGCTGGCGGAATACAAGGCGCTGCTGAAAGCCAAGCGTGGCCTGCCGCAGGCATTAAAAGAAGTGCTTGAGCGCATTCCGGCTGATGCCCATCCTATGGATGTAATGCGCACCGGTTGTTCCATGTTGGGTAACCTGGAAGGTGAAGAATCCTTCGCCCAGCAGTTGGATAAAGCCAATCGCCTGCTGGCCGCATTCCCCTCCATAATCTGCTATTGGTACCGTTTCACCCACGACAATGTGCGCATCGAAACTGAAACCGATGACGACAGCATTGGCGGCCACTTCCTGCATATGCTGCGCGATGAGAAGCCCAATGAACTGCACGAGCAGGTCATGAACGTTTCCCTGATTCTGTATGCAGAGCACGAATTTAACGCGTCTACTTTTACCGCTCGCGTTTGTGCTTCCACTTTGTCCGATCTGTTCAGCTGCATCACCGGTGCTATCGGCACCCTGCGTGGTCCTCTGCATGGTGGTGCCAACGAAGCGGCAATGGAACTGATCGAGCGTTTCGCCAATCCCGACGAAGCAGAGAAAGAACTGTTGGGCATGCTGGAGCGCAAAGAGAAGATTATGGGTTTCGGCCACGCCATTTACCGCGAGTCCGACCCGCGCAATGAGATTATCAAAGGCTGGTCTGAAAAGTTGGCTGAAGATGTTGGTGATACCGTGCTGTACCCGGTATCTGTTCGCTGTGAAGAAGTGATGTGGCGCGAGAAAAAATTGTTCTGTAATGCAGACTTCTTCCACGCTTCCGCTTATCACTTTATGGGTATTCCCACAAAGTTGTTTACCCCGATTTTTGTAATGTCCCGGGTTACCGGCTGGGCTGCACATGTATTCGAGCAGCGCGCTGATAACCGCATTATTCGCCCGAGTGCGGAGTACGTAGGTGTTGAGCCCCGTACAGTAACTCCAATCGCTGAGCGCGGTTAA
- a CDS encoding L,D-transpeptidase family protein, translated as MRYITILLFVLTTIAQAEVTLVEVIKSENKMHLLDGDKVIKSYHVAFGGQPQGHKQQEGDEKTPEGHYTLDYKKEDSSYYRAMHISYPNAEDRAQAEARGVSPGGFIMVHGQRNRLGWLAPITQRFNWTDGCIALTNDEMDEFMTLVKIGTPIAIRW; from the coding sequence GTGCGCTACATCACCATTCTGCTTTTTGTATTAACCACCATTGCCCAGGCTGAAGTCACCCTGGTGGAAGTGATTAAGTCCGAAAACAAAATGCACTTGCTCGATGGTGACAAGGTTATAAAGAGCTACCATGTAGCCTTCGGCGGGCAACCCCAAGGACACAAGCAGCAGGAAGGCGATGAAAAAACCCCCGAGGGACACTACACGCTGGACTACAAAAAAGAAGACTCCTCTTATTATCGGGCAATGCATATCTCCTACCCCAATGCCGAAGACCGCGCTCAAGCTGAGGCTCGGGGAGTTTCGCCAGGTGGCTTCATTATGGTCCATGGCCAGCGCAATCGACTCGGCTGGCTCGCTCCAATCACCCAACGTTTTAACTGGACTGATGGTTGCATTGCCCTTACCAATGACGAGATGGATGAGTTTATGACTCTCGTAAAAATCGGCACCCCCATTGCAATCCGCTGGTGA
- a CDS encoding ABC transporter permease, which produces MLKPVPLFIGLRYVAARRRQQFISFINGFSLLGMALGVFALIVVASVMNGFDRELKTRILSVVPHGFVEREGGLVDWETPARQLEALPHVEATSPFVNGYALLSAHGSSHGAQFQGVEPQALRKVSTVGEHMVMGNLDLLEPRSYGVVLGRILAHQLNVIPGDSVILTLPEVSVTPAGIFPRTKRFTVAGVFSVGAQVDQNVALINIEDAARLTRMTGKVQGLQLRFDDMDNALGLVSVYADELGEGFQGEDWGIPREVFSRQLKWKRPLSR; this is translated from the coding sequence ATGTTAAAACCTGTTCCCCTATTTATTGGTCTGCGCTACGTGGCTGCTCGCCGCAGGCAGCAGTTTATTTCTTTTATCAATGGCTTTTCTCTACTGGGGATGGCCCTTGGTGTTTTTGCGTTGATCGTTGTCGCTTCTGTTATGAACGGCTTCGATCGTGAGCTTAAAACCCGAATACTAAGTGTTGTACCTCACGGCTTTGTCGAGCGGGAAGGCGGTCTTGTGGACTGGGAGACACCTGCACGGCAGTTGGAAGCTCTGCCACATGTCGAAGCGACCAGCCCTTTTGTGAATGGCTACGCCCTCTTGAGTGCTCATGGCAGCAGTCACGGTGCCCAGTTCCAGGGTGTGGAACCGCAAGCGCTGCGCAAGGTTTCTACCGTCGGTGAGCATATGGTGATGGGCAACCTGGATTTGCTCGAGCCCCGCAGCTACGGGGTGGTTCTGGGGCGAATCCTTGCCCATCAGCTCAATGTGATTCCTGGAGATTCGGTAATACTGACCCTGCCAGAAGTCAGCGTGACCCCCGCTGGTATATTCCCCAGAACAAAGCGTTTCACGGTTGCCGGTGTTTTCTCTGTGGGTGCGCAGGTGGATCAGAATGTCGCGCTGATCAATATTGAAGATGCTGCGCGCCTGACCCGGATGACGGGTAAGGTCCAGGGGCTGCAGTTGCGCTTTGACGATATGGACAATGCGCTGGGGCTTGTTTCTGTTTATGCAGATGAGCTGGGCGAGGGTTTTCAGGGTGAAGATTGGGGGATTCCCAGGGAAGTCTTTTCCAGGCAGTTAAAATGGAAAAGACCGTTGTCACGTTGA
- the asnS gene encoding asparagine--tRNA ligase: protein MTVKVESVDSLLKSSGREGEEVRVQGWIRTRRDSKAGLSFLAVHDGSCFDPIQVVAENHLHNYQSEVQRLTTGCAVDILGTIKPSEGKGQSIELLATEVQVVGWVEDPDTYPMSPKRHTMEHLREHAHLRPRTNVSGAVARVRNCIAQAIHRFYHENGFLYVHTPILTASDCEGAGEMFRVSTLDMENLPRTDKGAVDYSKDFFGEESFLTVSGQLNVESYCLAMSKVYTFGPTFRAENSNTTRHLAEFWMVEPEVAFADLADVADLSEQMLKYVSKAVLEERADDMAFFAQRIDKEAISRLENIVDNDFARINYSEAIEILESCKEKFEFPVSWGIDLASEHERYLAEKHFKKPVIVMNYPKDIKAFYMRMNDDGKTVAAMDVLAPGIGEIIGGAQREERLEKLDERMDEMNVPKEHLDWYRDLRRYGTVPHAGFGLGFDRIVSYVTGMGNIRDVIPFPRTPKNISF from the coding sequence ATGACAGTAAAAGTCGAATCCGTAGATAGCCTATTGAAATCCAGCGGTCGCGAGGGCGAAGAAGTCCGCGTTCAAGGCTGGATCAGAACCCGCCGCGACTCCAAAGCCGGCCTCTCTTTCCTGGCCGTACACGACGGCAGCTGCTTTGATCCGATCCAGGTCGTTGCTGAGAATCACCTGCACAATTACCAGTCAGAAGTGCAGCGCCTGACTACCGGCTGCGCGGTAGATATCCTCGGTACCATCAAACCATCCGAAGGCAAGGGACAGTCTATCGAACTGCTCGCCACCGAAGTCCAGGTTGTCGGCTGGGTGGAAGACCCGGATACTTATCCCATGTCCCCCAAGCGCCATACTATGGAGCACTTGCGCGAACACGCTCACCTGCGCCCGCGCACCAATGTCAGTGGTGCCGTAGCCCGCGTACGTAACTGTATCGCCCAAGCGATCCACCGTTTTTATCACGAGAACGGCTTCCTCTACGTGCACACCCCAATTCTCACTGCTTCTGACTGTGAAGGTGCCGGGGAGATGTTCCGGGTCAGCACCCTGGATATGGAGAACTTGCCGCGTACAGATAAAGGTGCGGTGGACTACAGCAAGGACTTCTTCGGTGAAGAGAGCTTCCTCACTGTATCCGGCCAGCTGAATGTTGAGAGCTACTGCCTGGCCATGTCCAAGGTGTACACCTTCGGCCCCACCTTCCGTGCAGAAAACTCCAATACCACTCGCCACCTGGCAGAGTTCTGGATGGTTGAGCCGGAAGTTGCCTTTGCAGACCTGGCAGATGTAGCCGATCTCTCCGAGCAAATGCTGAAGTATGTATCCAAGGCGGTACTGGAAGAGCGCGCCGATGATATGGCCTTCTTTGCCCAGCGCATCGACAAGGAGGCTATCAGCCGCCTGGAGAATATCGTCGACAACGATTTCGCCCGCATCAACTACTCCGAAGCGATTGAAATCCTGGAAAGCTGCAAAGAGAAGTTCGAGTTCCCCGTATCCTGGGGTATTGATCTGGCCTCTGAGCATGAGCGTTACCTGGCAGAGAAGCACTTCAAAAAGCCAGTTATCGTGATGAACTATCCGAAGGATATTAAAGCCTTCTACATGCGCATGAACGACGATGGTAAAACCGTTGCCGCAATGGACGTTCTGGCACCGGGAATCGGCGAAATTATCGGCGGCGCCCAACGTGAAGAGCGTTTGGAGAAGCTCGATGAGCGTATGGATGAAATGAATGTACCCAAGGAACACCTGGACTGGTACCGCGACCTGCGCCGCTACGGCACCGTGCCTCATGCGGGCTTTGGCCTGGGCTTTGATCGCATCGTGTCCTACGTGACCGGCATGGGCAACATCCGCGATGTAATCCCCTTCCCGCGCACACCGAAGAACATCTCGTTCTAA
- a CDS encoding FtsX-like permease family protein encodes MEKTVVTLMLMIIVAVAAFNIVSALVLMVADKRSDIAVLRTLGLTSRQIMAVFVIQGSAIGIIGAFAGAVLGIVIAMNLTEMVTWIESVVGAKIFDPRVFFVSYLPSEFRVGDAVVVLAAAICMSLLATIFPAWRAAQIEPAEALRYE; translated from the coding sequence ATGGAAAAGACCGTTGTCACGTTGATGCTGATGATTATTGTCGCCGTGGCCGCATTTAATATTGTCTCCGCATTAGTGTTGATGGTTGCGGATAAGCGCTCCGATATAGCGGTGCTGCGAACATTGGGGCTCACCTCACGTCAGATTATGGCGGTGTTTGTGATTCAGGGGAGTGCCATTGGCATTATCGGCGCTTTCGCCGGTGCTGTTTTAGGTATCGTGATAGCGATGAACCTGACTGAAATGGTGACCTGGATTGAGTCGGTGGTAGGCGCCAAGATATTTGATCCCCGTGTTTTCTTTGTTAGTTACCTGCCTTCTGAATTCCGTGTCGGCGATGCGGTGGTGGTGTTAGCGGCGGCAATTTGTATGAGCCTGCTGGCAACGATATTTCCTGCCTGGCGAGCGGCACAGATTGAGCCGGCGGAAGCTTTGCGTTACGAATAA
- a CDS encoding DUF1330 domain-containing protein — protein sequence MIHLFMHANVKDYNEWHRVLEEFMPTLEKMGATATSVYREIDNHHNVTVIHEFPSKEEAINFVNSDELQEARKKAGVLVTPKIWYTEKL from the coding sequence ATGATACATCTATTTATGCACGCAAATGTCAAGGATTACAATGAATGGCACAGAGTACTGGAAGAGTTTATGCCTACCTTAGAGAAGATGGGAGCTACTGCAACATCCGTATATCGTGAAATTGATAATCACCACAATGTAACCGTAATCCATGAATTCCCCTCAAAAGAAGAGGCTATTAATTTTGTTAATAGCGACGAGCTACAGGAGGCAAGGAAAAAGGCTGGCGTTCTCGTAACCCCAAAGATTTGGTATACAGAAAAGCTCTAA